In Thermococcus profundus, the genomic stretch CGAGGATGCCAGGCTGGACGGCTTCTCCGACGTTAAAGAACTGTTGAGGGCACTGAACAAAATCTACGGGGAGCTCTACGGGGACGACGAGGTTACGATCATCGGCTTCGAGGTCGTCAAGCGCTTCGATGATGGAATTCCGCTCAAGTGGCTGAAGGGCCTCAACTACCGCGAGCCGGTGGAGATAGCGCGCCTCTACCTTGAAAACCAGGGCAAGCTCAACCTCAACCGCGAAACTGACTTCATCCTCAGGCGGATTTACAACGAAGGGCTTGGGAAGGCGGTCAGAACTTTCGGGCCGAAGAAGGTTCAGCAGGCGCTTCTTAAAGCCTATCATGCCCTCTACAACGAAGGACTGATCTAGGGGGGTTCTGGGTGAGGGGTTTTCTTGAAATCCTTGCGATATCACTTTTTCCAACTCTCGAAGGCAGGTACGCCGTAGTCTACGGGATCGGAAGAGGATATCCGCTCTGGGAGACGATAACCGCTTCAAGCATCGGTGTTCTTCTTCTATCTCTGCTCCTGCCGCTCTTTCTTCCGTACATAGACGGGATGATGACTTGGCTAGAGGGAACCCCTCTGAGGAAGCTCGCCCGCCTGTACCTCTACTACGTGGGGAGAGTAAGGAAGAAGGCCCATCCGTACATCGAGAAGTGGGGTTTCTGGGGTCTCCTGGTTTTCGTCGCAATCCCCCTGCCCGGGACGGGAATATGGACCGGCGCCCTGGCAGCTTACATCCTGGGCATAGAGAGGGGGCGTGTGTTTC encodes the following:
- a CDS encoding ASCH domain-containing protein produces the protein MLIDSAYKSRILSGNKVTTIRYGDYEAKPGKEVYLVITPSDTVIAKVRITKVEKKKVKELTNEDARLDGFSDVKELLRALNKIYGELYGDDEVTIIGFEVVKRFDDGIPLKWLKGLNYREPVEIARLYLENQGKLNLNRETDFILRRIYNEGLGKAVRTFGPKKVQQALLKAYHALYNEGLI
- a CDS encoding COG2426 family protein; protein product: MRGFLEILAISLFPTLEGRYAVVYGIGRGYPLWETITASSIGVLLLSLLLPLFLPYIDGMMTWLEGTPLRKLARLYLYYVGRVRKKAHPYIEKWGFWGLLVFVAIPLPGTGIWTGALAAYILGIERGRVFPALLLGGFMSMGITLPPSLGIWG